From the Carassius carassius chromosome 45, fCarCar2.1, whole genome shotgun sequence genome, one window contains:
- the LOC132127875 gene encoding calsenilin isoform X4, which yields MAIQGMELFAVAVVILLFIMVLKQFGMTEPLSLDDSADSDLELAMVRHQPEGLEQLQAQTKFTRKELQSLYRGFKNECPSGLVDEETFKSIYSQFFPQGDATTYAHFLFNAFDMDRNGSIRFEDFVIGLSVLLRGSVTEKLRWAFNLYDINKDGYITKEEMLAIMKSIYDMMGRYTFPCVKDNAAFEHVEKFFQKMDRNRDGVVTIDEFIETCQKDENIMSSMQLFENVI from the exons ATGGCTATTCAGGGCATGGAGCTGTTTGCAGTTGCTGTAGTGATTCTTCTGTTTATAATGGTGCTCAAACAGTTTGGCATGACGGAGCCGCTGTCGCTGGATG acagCGCTGACAGTGATCTGGAGTTGGCCATGGTGCGGCATCAGCCGGAGGGCTTGGAGCAGCTCCAGGCTCAGACCAAGTTCACTAGGAAGGAGCTTCAGTCGCTCTACAGAGGCTTCAAAAAC GAGTGTCCCAGCGGATTGGTGGATGAGGAGACGTTTAAATCGATCTATTCCCAGTTCTTCCCTCAAGGAG ATGCAACCACATATGCACACTTCCTTTTCAATGCTTTTGACATGGACCGAAATGGCTCTATACGTTTTGAG GACTTTGTAATCGGCTTGTCTGTTCTGCTTCGAGGTTCTGTGACAGAGAAACTGAGGTGGGCCTTTAACCTGTATGATATTAATAAAGACGGCTACATCACCAAAGAG GAAATGCTGGCTATCATGAAGTCCATCTATGACATGATGGGCAGGTACACCTTTCCTTGTGTAAAAGACAATGCTGCATTTGAACACGTGGAGAAATTCTTCCAG AAAATGGACCGAAACAGAGATGGTGTTGTAACCATAGATGAGTTCATAGAGACCTGTCAGAAG GACGAGAACATTATGAGCTCCATGCAGCTGTTTGAGAATGTCATCTAG
- the LOC132127875 gene encoding calsenilin isoform X3: MKCCLVKWIIASAAPQGSNSADSDLELAMVRHQPEGLEQLQAQTKFTRKELQSLYRGFKNECPSGLVDEETFKSIYSQFFPQGDATTYAHFLFNAFDMDRNGSIRFEDFVIGLSVLLRGSVTEKLRWAFNLYDINKDGYITKEEMLAIMKSIYDMMGRYTFPCVKDNAAFEHVEKFFQKMDRNRDGVVTIDEFIETCQKDENIMSSMQLFENVI, encoded by the exons acagCGCTGACAGTGATCTGGAGTTGGCCATGGTGCGGCATCAGCCGGAGGGCTTGGAGCAGCTCCAGGCTCAGACCAAGTTCACTAGGAAGGAGCTTCAGTCGCTCTACAGAGGCTTCAAAAAC GAGTGTCCCAGCGGATTGGTGGATGAGGAGACGTTTAAATCGATCTATTCCCAGTTCTTCCCTCAAGGAG ATGCAACCACATATGCACACTTCCTTTTCAATGCTTTTGACATGGACCGAAATGGCTCTATACGTTTTGAG GACTTTGTAATCGGCTTGTCTGTTCTGCTTCGAGGTTCTGTGACAGAGAAACTGAGGTGGGCCTTTAACCTGTATGATATTAATAAAGACGGCTACATCACCAAAGAG GAAATGCTGGCTATCATGAAGTCCATCTATGACATGATGGGCAGGTACACCTTTCCTTGTGTAAAAGACAATGCTGCATTTGAACACGTGGAGAAATTCTTCCAG AAAATGGACCGAAACAGAGATGGTGTTGTAACCATAGATGAGTTCATAGAGACCTGTCAGAAG GACGAGAACATTATGAGCTCCATGCAGCTGTTTGAGAATGTCATCTAG